The window AAACACCTTGCTATGTACCTCTTACTGTCAACATGGTCAACTGTAACAGAGAAGCCCTCTTGTATGCAGTAATCTCTGAATACATCTAGAAACTGGGCTTTGGTTTCAAATATCAACCACTCCTCAAGCACAATGGATCCAAATGGTAATGGAGACcagattttaccatttttgtacATTTTGTCTAACACATGAGACCCATCTAAGTAATCCTCAAAGGTCTTCTCATGTATATTATCACgatcatcttcttctctcaCAATGTACTCATCCTCACTGTCCAACTCCATATCAGAATCAGCCTCAACATCAGAAGCTTCATAATCACcatcttcactatcatcagAAGGCCATGCATCAGACTCAACATCAATTTCTTCAACCTCTCTTTGGGTTTTCTTTCCCCTAGTGTTGATATGTCTCCCTGCTGCAGTTTTCTTGCCAACATCAAGGCTAAACTTAACAGCAGTGCTTCTAGGCACCCTCCACTCTTTGGGTTTAAGCCTGGTTTGTTCTTTGGGCTGGGTTGCTTGGCTAGGCTGCTGTTGGGTTGACTGTGCAGGgggtattttcttcttctttggatTAAGCTTTTTCCTTCTTGGAGGGTTACTTGGTTGAGATGGTTGACGTTGTGAGGATTGAGGTTGTGAGGGTTGAGGCTGTGGGGATTGAGGTTGTGAGGGTTGAGGTTGTGAGGGTTGAGGCTGTGGGGATTGAGGTTGTGAGGATTGAGGTTGTGAATCTCCTGGGAAAACCTCATCTGCTGCTGGGATAGCAAACACTCTTACATATTCAAtcccatcatcatcaacattcagAACAGGGACCTCTACAGCCACAGTATATGCCTGCTGGGTCAAAAGTTGCTCCTCAGCTTCTGCTTCCTCTGCCATCCTTCTGTTCTCTTCCTCCATTAGCCTAATATTTTCAGTCCTGCTTCAAGGTTTTTGCCCAACTAGCTTCTGCAGACTGAAACACAAGGGATGGTGTTTCTGTCTCTTCtataaacacttcaatttcACTATTCCCTTCATTCCACtcccacatttttaacattgcCCCATCATCAACTAACTCTAACTTACGATTTGTTCTaggtttagtgacaaacaaggTGAAGTATTTAGGGAGATATACATTCTGTTTCACTGAATCCTCAAACATATACTCAATTAACTCCATCAAATTCGTCTTATCAGTATCATCCACCCTCACATCAAAAGTACCCCTGGAGCACGAACTAACAACCACAATGAACTCATCCTAACAACAACATTTACCAGCAAAACATTACATTACAATCCAAATTATAAATTgcatcaaaaacaaaaacacatcacTTTAGCATAATTCAAATTCGCATGCAACTTATCACacttaaccctaaccctaactcaattttgcaaaaaaaatacaaaatcagaACTCGAAATGCAAATGGATAAGGATAGGTACCTTGCGTATGCTTAATCCACTGAATTAGCGAACTTTGTGCGAAATTCAGTCACGACCACCtgtgtttgggttctaaatcacTTCACAAACTTGCAATTCACTTTACACAAATCGATTTTAAGGAATTTAAGGatttttgatggattttaagggttttagatCAATGTAGACGAATACAAAGTttcttgaatggagaagaagaaagatggaggaTCAGTTTTTTGAACAAATACGCTGTGTTTGGGGAAGTcaagcctaacaatggcgccagGTGAATGCataagggcatactggtaatttaccacaaacgacacactgacggcagttgtcattaatggtatcctgtgctaacggacgtaaactcaatggtatatggtgaattagacaatttcgtgtggtatatggtgaattttgaagaaactcagtggtatatcataaaatatccgtatttttttttatcattggaAGCTATATCACAAATACATGCTTATAATTGAAAGCTTTATTCTGTCAGGTAGGTGTATTTCGAGTACTCACTAATCACAATATGCAATTATTGAGTAAATTCATACTTCGTTAGAATGATCCATTGTTTGACAAAGTTACAATTAAGAAATTTGTTATTAGAattcttttttaaattattgttttttagcaaaaattatagATTTGCAATTTGGGTTATGTACCATTCTGAAATTGAAAGTTACTGTGATCACagagaatataatattttaaagtccAGAGATAAAAAGACATTAGTGAATTggaaaatttgaatcaaataagcaaaataatataaaaaattcttaaactagACATGaataaacttattttccaaaataagcacgaaaatCCCTGGGCTGAGATTTGGAGTTGTTCGTTGTTActctaacaacgaacaaaagagACAAagtcaaaatattaaatatcacTTGTTCGTTGTTTATATCATCATTATCCTAtccagtgtattccgctcatagaaaaattatggaCAGGGTCTAGAGAGTAAAGAACGACAGCAACTCATatcataaaggagagcgcgaccaaagtaGTTCCctgaaaaagataaattaaatgcctataaataaaaaaataagtagaaccaactacgaaataaaatataaaaaaataataaaaggaaacGAGGAAgcaataacagcgaacaaacaaGTGATATCCTTCAAATTTTTGACCGCTTTGTCTTCTTTCATTTCCTACATaccattttctctctcttctttggAAATGAAAGACTCAAAAGAAGCCTCCCAAGTTTCAATCAATTCATGAAAACTTCTGTATTCTTGTTTAGTGGTAAGcaatttattttcttcaattcattttcttctttcttGGGAGATGGAAAATTCATTTATCTTTTCTTCATATAAaaccaaaaatctaattttatttacaaCATTCAATCTTTGTTCccaaattttatcttttaaccCTGACTCAAAAGTCAACTCAAATTTCATCATCAATGTGGTGGGTATAATCAAATCGAGCTTCTCATTCATGGTGGGAacgattttttgtgtttttgttgcCTAGAAATACAACTTCCCCAACATTAGGAAGCTTGTTGATTCGGATATGGCCATATTCAAGCACCTTGAATAAACTTTTCCAAGCCAAAGGCCTGGTGATGAATCGGAGATTAGTTTGTATCTTCATATTGTTACCAGAAAATAATTGTAGAATTTTAGGGCTTTCATTCTTTTTGTTATGGGAAAGTAATTGTAAATTTGTCTAAATTGTAAATTTGTTTGCAATGAACTTTTATTTGAATTGGCTGTCAATAACTGTCATCGTGCTTCTCTCTTGCTCCCCATTGATGTGGAATGTGAAAATGAAAGAAAGACAAAATGGCAAAAAATTTTGTTCTGCTATTTATAACAGCCAATACAAgtgatatttaatattttgattcTTTGTTCGTGGTTAATAATAACGGATAAAAGTTTGTTCCTGTTTAACCAGGTAAAATCCAATAGAGAACAAAGAGTTTGAcctttttttatcaattttttttgttcgtTAATACTAACAGCAAACAATTTTAAATCTCAGCTTAGGAattttcgtgcttattttgagaaataaatttattccataactaatttaagaatttatattattttgcttaATTGATTCAAATTTTCACACAAATTACTTGaccaattttataaatttacgTCAATTGTCAAAGTACCTAATTGAGGTAAAGAATGATTAAAATTTCAATCTAACAAAATTCACTCGACcacattttataaatttatgtaaaattgtcatttttttttgttaagacatgttaaagaaaaattaattttcatgtGATCTTACATTTGCGAATAAGAGAGAGGATGATCAATATATAACTTAGTGAGTTTTAGctttatgttctaatatatacGTCGTTTAGTTAAATTAAGTACGcataaattttgttattttaagtaTAATATGCATGGTTATAAACAAAATTGAGTTTTAACTCAGTTGGATTAAATACCactttttgtaatattttaaattcaattattaCTTGGCCTTACATTTCCATCTGCGTACTACGTAATCACAAAACATACTTTGAAtatattacataaaataatttgaatatatTTGAGTATATTACACTTGTGTGCTTTAAAAACACCCCATATACCTTGCTGGATCACTGTTCCACGGTACATAAAATAATTTCCATTGCTATGCTGTTGATAAACTTCAGCAGATTTGGACTTACTGTGATCGTCTTCAAGTAGGTCGGAAAAGAGCACAACTAGGCACCATAATCCAGCTTCCAGCTCCAATTAGCAAGGAGTTTGTTCCCGGTCGGAGAATATTAAACAAGAGACACATTCCGTAGATATACAATCATATAACTGTGCAGCGGAGGAATGTACAAATATACAATCATATAACCCGTTTTggagaagaaaataatgatCGTGCATTTTTTCCATCTGATAACGACTTTACGAGTTGTAACCAAGCTTTTCACGCATAATCAGTATTCAGTAATATCAGTTGCCGCGTCCAGGGAGCTCAGACCGTAATGACAATTCAATCTCCTCAAGTGACCGTCCCTTAGTTTCGATTATGAAGGAATAGCAAAATATTGCTGATAGCAACGACACTCCACCAAAACCCATATAGATTGGACCAACACCGAAGTTTCTTACTAACTCGAGGAAAAACAGACCCACAAGGAAGTTGCAGACCTGAGAAGCATCACATAAGCAAGTTCAATAATTTCTAGACAATCACCGTGATCTGTAAATAACcgtaaaaagacaaaaaaaataatattaaaataaacaaaccaaaaaagataaattaaaacacAAAACTCTCACCCTATCAAATCCTACCATCTAAGGGTGATTTGTCAAGTTCACAAatcaccgttatttactaagacttcCTAAAACAAGTACAGTTAATACACAGACAGAAGTTATCAAATTACGCTTGAATTCATATTTCCACCAATTAATCCAAAACGGGCTTTCGATACAACAGTATTTTTTCCGTTATGAGGGGATGTAAGTTGTGACCATGTCCGGATTGATGAATAGGCGACGATAACAAGATCTTTGCAAAAACAAACAGAAAACGGAAATCAATaatttatcagtatttgattctTTGATGCTAAACAAAGGCATCTTGTTCTGATTTTAAAAGCGAATTCAATCGCGATTAAAAATATTACGTTTTAAGTCTCTAATATCGGTCTTAGAATTATTCAGAGAAATCAATCTTGATTAAGAAGATTGGGGTCACATAAAATGCACTACTTTTTATTGctctaacaatttttttttacttaaattgtcCGACATACCCAATGCACAGAGAAACTGAAACTCATAATTTTTCCTCGCATCCTACTGCTGCTGAGTTCTGGAATAATAATGCCAGTTACTGGGCCAGCTCCAACTGCAAACGAGTATATGTACCTAAAACATGGAGAAGAGTGAATTCAGTGGATTTCTTTCTGAAACATACGTATATCAAATTGAAGGAGAAATATACGATAAATACAATCAAATCAGGTTATGCACAAAATGGTATTGATTTCCACATTAATTCAATATAGCACCTGACAAAATTCATTAGTCCAAAATATGAGGCAATGAATATTAGCTAAAGCTCATGACAGGGATCAGCAAGGTCATGCATGGTCCTTTCATGATTAAAATGATACCTTAGAACATTTGCATGAAAATTTGAGAACTTGCGGACAATGCTCGTCACAGACAGGTCATCTATGGTCCGGTCATGATCAAGATAACAGGATAGGTCATTGATGTTCTACACTTGTACTGGAGAACAGGATAATATTGGTTGAACGCTTGCAAGAGGGAAAATTGTGTTATTCAAAATCCACAAGACTGGCTAGCACATTGACATAATATATTGGTGATACGCTTTCCCTCCCATCCTTATTGATAGTGGTTCGACTTTTACCACTTACAGGAAGGATAATTACCTAACTGTAGCAATTCTCTAGCCTTACccccaaatcaaaaaaataaccaATAGGGTTTAATTGAAAAATCTTGCATTATTAGTAGGCTAGCGGGACAAGGTGAGCAACAAAAATAACCGTTTAAGAGAAATATACTTGAAAATAAATCCAGCACCTCAAACTCAAGAGTCCCTATGCAAATTACATACCTCAGCCTATCTTCAATATATTTAGCAATGTTCTTTTTGCATCCTCTTGTTTAATGTAAGAGGATGCATATCATGTTAGGAGCAGGCAGATAATCTCTCATAATATGAGAAAATACCAGCCAAAGTGCATAGATAAAGCTATACAAGATTACAAGTAGACATTCATATGTATCCCACGATACTTACTAATCTTGTTGGCATTAGGTAGGCCAGTCAAAATGGTCAGATCAACTTTAGGTCAAGTCATTTTCAGGTTGGTTCGTTTATTACTTTGATCAATTTGGGTCGACTCAACAGCTCAAGggtttaaaaaaattctaatcacttttttgttttataaaaaattctCATAAAAATGACCAATATACtactttaacaaaaaaatataaactcaaaatacgaaaattgaCGAGAAATATAGTGGGTACCCAAGTACCAAACAAAAAAGGATGTAATGGAACTGAAAATTGGAAAAATGGGAAAAATGTGTCAAAATGAACGAATTCGGGTTACAGTTGTGCTTGACCCaattttttgaggttttttaggtCGGTCATTTTCAAGTTACTATTCAGAATTTTTGGCTAATAACCACTTATTTTTGCTCTTGTTCCGGACCAATAACAGATGGAATCAAAATAGAGGTCCCAGGTCATACGGGGAAATCAATTTGTAACTTATAAGTGAATGCTAATGTATCTCCACCTTCAAGTAGGTTCTTTTTCCACTGatattttcaatattcttcctcgGGTCATAATTAAATGCAACATGGGGAGTAGCACAAAAGCCAAAGAGGGTAAATTTTCGATAAACATTACCAAACTTATCCTTGTAACGTGGTATCATGTCTTTATTATTCTATATATTCAAGGTGTCATTAATAAGGTTAATGTGATCATTTACTAATATAAACTTAACCATTTTCACAAGGTGTTGCAAATAAACGAGAACATCTATTAACGGTAATTAAGACTGGAGTAGGTACATATTTAGTAGTCGGTACAGTGGATCGACTCAACGGCAACCATCCTAACCCGCTCAGCCAACGTCTAACCCAATGTGCAATTTATGTCGGGTTACACAGGCTCAAAACCAATCCAGTTATAGGTTTCTAGCTCAGCCCAGGTGCTGGCCTGTTCTGGACTCTATTCAAGGCACCAAACCATGCCATATCCACTGTGACTCAACTGACTTGGCCAACCGCCGCCGCTACTTTGAGATAAGATgatgaaataaataaagaaatacaCTTGCTCGGGGTGATGTTGCCAGCAATATTCAGATGAGATATAACAGTATAATACATATACACTCGAATTACCATCGATTAAATTTATTACCTTGTACCAAACAGGTAATTAGAGGTTATCCAAAGTCAAGCTAATagttaaagaataaagaataacAGCTTAACAAAAGCCATCTTAAATATAAGAGTTTTAGTACTAAGCTACCGTAAAATTAGCTTGGGTTGTCAACAACTaccttaaaagaaaaaaaaaaaagaagccaAAAACTACCTAAAAAGAGCCCTTATGTATTCAATGAGCTCCTAAAAGAAAAAGTAGTCAAAATGTgccttgaaaaaaaaaaaaaaaaaaaaaaaagttgtctaactatcttgaaaaaaaaaggttttcaAAAATTATCTGAATAAGTTCATTTTAACCTTTTTGAAGTTTATACACTACTTATGTTGTCCTTAACCtccttaaaagaaaaagaaaggcgGAATTGGTTTTTTTTAACTCATTTTTGCTGTTATGGTAGTTTTTGCcaactattttttcttttaagatAGTTGTTACTTTTTAGGGTGGTTGTCAACAACCCAAATGGTCTTTTGCTCTTCTAAGGTAGTTTTTGACCGCCTTTTTCAAGGTAGTAGTACTCAGCTACTTGTAAAGTATTGTTTGACAAAAAAACTCTAAACATAATAAGGTTTCAAATTCGAGGGAACCAGAAGCATACCCCAATGTACCCAGTATAGACAAGTTGTGACTGACATCCTCATCTGGGAAGCTGATAGCAGACACAATAAGAAACATTGAAACAGCCTGTGAAGCATTCAAGACTCAAATGCATTATTTTTGAAACCCATGGATGACAAGACGATATCAAAACCTTCAAGGATATAAGAATTGGAGACAGGATGATTTTCAGTATTCTCCCTATTCAAGCATCCTTTTATCCTTGGGAAAGCTTATCAACTTCTTATTAAAATCATTTGTTTCGGTAGTCCTTAGTCCTTACCATTCCAATATAACTTCCAATGAGAAGTTTTCTCCTTCCTTGCTTATCAATCAAGTACAATGCAGAAAGAGCACCTGCAGTTCACATAAATAATGCCATTCAGCGacaagaaaaaaaggaaaaagttgATTGGAAGCAAATCATAGGAGATTATTTAGTTGTGTACTTTTGTTAAAACAAAGGACAACGAATTTCTTTTTCAGCTAAAAAGAGATTAGATTAGCGTCGAGGATCAGTTTGCGTATGAatggtaatttattttaagaaaataaaacaattttgcATCATTACAGAATGCGTCCACTCAGCTGCAAATACATTGAAGCAAAAGAGCAGATAATATACGCTTCTGAACCTGCAAAGTTGGTGAGCCCAACATATAGGCTTGCTAAAGCAGCACTTGAAAGCCCAAAATCTTGGAAGGTCAAAGATGAAAAGTAAAGAACCCCATTAATCCCTGCAAATTGTTGCAGTAGGAAAAGTGCCCCTCCTATAAGTGCAACTGCAGCAATTAACAATGGTGCATCAGTAAACTCCTTTCTTTAACTTTGAAAAACATGAATGTAGTACAGCTACAGCAAAATCATTTCATAGTTGCGGAGATATTTGTTTCACATTAGCAAAACCACATGCTAGAACCCAAGAAATAGCCCCGACGAAACTTTCTAACAAGGGTTACCAAAGTACATCTTATAATACACCAAAAATACAAGAACGGTAATGCTAACAATTATAccaacttttaaataaacactAATACGACCTTTATAGTTAGACTCCTCAAAAAGTTCCGACCAAGTCGTGTTGATATTTCCCTCATCTTTATTGAATACTGACAGGAACTCTTCTATAGCACTATCAACTTCTGTGGGGCCCCAAAGGCTACGAATGATGGATTTAGCATCATCAAGTCTCCCCATCTGCATTCAACAGTCACAGGATCATATATAATCTAAAACATGTAGTGTCTctgattaaggctttggcattgttgttgtgtcTCTGATCATATATAACCTTTCTACTGAGTAAAATTCTCTTTTTACCAACAATCAAGCAACAAGAGAAGTATTTTCAAATGAACGACATACTTTACATAACCAACGAGGGCTCTCTGCTGCAAACTGCATTCCAATTGTAAGAATAAACCCAGGGACACTCGCAACATATAGCATTGTCCTCCACCTAAAAAGACATTTGCAGGGTTAATGAAATAAGAGCTTTAGCAATCAGAGGGCTTATAGACTAAGTTTTTGATTCCATATCGAAGTTCACAGAGGCAAAGGTATTTTCCTTCATACCCGGAtacacaaatataaaaaaagatatAAGGTAAAGCTTGAAAAAGTTGATCAAGTCATTGGTAATCTATCTACAGTTCATCATATCAAGAAAGGGTAATGATACAAACATCGAAATTCCAGAAAGGTGTgagatttattattattggctCCATCACTAGATATAAACTACAGAGTCAAGACATCTCATTGTAGCTACAAATCACTTGGTAACATCAACATAGGATCATCACTCAAAAAACATGTACAATCGAAAACTACCACAATACTACACTGCCCCAATGACACTATAGTGGCTCATACTTAGAAGGTAAGGGAGAGTTgagatgtatgcaaccttactcTTGAGACAGCAAAGAGGCTGCATTTAATTGACGCCTGATTCCAAGCACCCATTTGCTGCTTcccataaataagaagtgcatatGGTACACCTGAATTGGATAGTCAGCTGTCAGCCTAAGAACTCCAACCGAAGCACGTGAATTGACAAGAGCAAGTGGTACACTTAGAAGTGAATTGCAAACCTGACCTATTTTGAAACAGGGAATGAGGTAACACACTAAGACTGCAACTGAATGACTTATAGTGTAAATGCCCAAAAATTGATCATCAGCTAGCTTGATGTAAGAAATAGTGCTCTAGGTCCGTAGTGGGCATATCCATACACCTTCGACAATCTATCCCTTCACAGTCAGAATGTCTACTCCATCAACTTAGCAAAATATGCAAATCTAACACTGCAACTGAATGATTTATAGTAAAAATGCCTCAAAATTGATCATCAGCTAGCTTGATATAAGAAACAGTGCTATAGGTCCGTAGTGGCATATTCATACACCTTCGACAGTCTATCCCCTCACAGTCATGTTGGCTAAAGTAATTGATTATGTTTGTCATTGTGATGGCGTTAACGGTTGTGATATCACGAACGCGAAACCTTACGCTAATTACGACACGTTTTGCGAACATCACTATGTGAATTTTTGACTAAGAAAATCATTTTATCATAGTAATTCAAGTTTTCTTGaacttatatttaaattaaaaggccttttaaaacttattacactttttaaaaaGATAGTTTTGGATAATGTGTTGGAATAACACCATATAATGGTTGTTGCTCTGTGATTTTAAAACACAGGTACGTAACAGGGTTTTGCGGTTCGATTAGTTAAAAATTCGTTTTAAAGTGCCTGATATATTACgcaacaatgttttttttttccatggtTTCGTGTCACTGGCCTCATAGAAAATTGAAATAACATTATTTTATTCTATGGTATAAGCCCGAATACATACCTTCGAAGTTTAGAACCACCTTCCATCACTTCTCTAACATAAAAACACATGAAAAATTCTATACGGTTACCCTCAACTCTCGACTTTTCTACAATTTTAAATCCATGAGACCTTTTATGCCAAAAAACTTTGGGTTGTTGAAAATGGTGAAACTATGAAAAATAACCTCTTTACTTTGATAGATATTGGGGATTGAAGCATCACTTCAAGTCATCTTTTACGCTAAGCAATGTTAAGTTCTGTCAACTGGGGATTAACAATGCTCAAATTAAATAGTTTTAACAATCAACTAATATATATGGTCAAATAAGGTCACTTCATCTATTACTATAGCTTAAGTTTACtatgtgaattaaaaaaaattgtttaccATGTCGAAAATTCAAAAGTTGAGGGTTACCATGTATCCTGAATTGCATTTCACTGTTTTCATCGGTGTCACATATGACAAGACCAAGAGCCAAGAAGCTTTATGGTGTGAATTGTTCACCAATGATGTCATATTAGTGGATGAAACTAGGGATAGGGTCAATGCTAACTACAGATGTAGAGGCTGATATTAGAATCAAAAGGGTTTAAACTCAGTCCACGTAAGCTAGAGCACATGAAATGTTGTTTTGGCACGAAGGATCATAGTAGAGGTATTATAGAGTTAGTTTTAAAAGAGTTTCCACAAATACATTGGCTCAATTTCCCAAAAGAAAGAAGATATTGATCAAGATGTTAAGCATATGACTTCATTGTGTGGTTGGCTCAAATGGAGAGTTATAGTCAAAATATTATGCGAAGAAGGTGTGTGCTATGCATGGTTTTCTCACGTATAGTGGGGAGAA of the Amaranthus tricolor cultivar Red isolate AtriRed21 chromosome 6, ASM2621246v1, whole genome shotgun sequence genome contains:
- the LOC130815323 gene encoding probable plastidic glucose transporter 1 isoform X1, with the translated sequence MEAVHTATAFYRPFVSLPSFPTSVSTKLMYVSFHHSKHFPHFKPHKQFSVQASKNKHHEYSDNKTEELLKDRDDNPEGIDLGWLPVFPHVLTASMANFLFGYHIGVMNGPIVSVARELGFEGNSIIEGLVVSIFIAGAFIGSLASGFLVDKFGCRRTLQIDTVPLIIGAILSAEAHSVDQVLWGRFLVGLGIGVNTVLVPIYISEVAPTKYRGSLGSLCQIGTCLGIIASLFIAIPAENDPHWWRTMLYVASVPGFILTIGMQFAAESPRWLCKMGRLDDAKSIIRSLWGPTEVDSAIEEFLSVFNKDEGNINTTWSELFEESNYKVALIGGALFLLQQFAGINGVLYFSSLTFQDFGLSSAALASLYVGLTNFAGALSALYLIDKQGRRKLLIGSYIGMAVSMFLIVSAISFPDEDVSHNLSILGTLGYIYSFAVGAGPVTGIIIPELSSSRMRGKIMSFSFSVHWVCNFLVGLFFLELVRNFGVGPIYMGFGGVSLLSAIFCYSFIIETKGRSLEEIELSLRSELPGRGN
- the LOC130815323 gene encoding probable plastidic glucose transporter 1 isoform X4, with translation MNGPIVSVARELGFEGNSIIEGLVVSIFIAGAFIGSLASGFLVDKFGCRRTLQIDTVPLIIGAILSAEAHSVDQVLWGRFLVGLGIGVNTVLVPIYISEVAPTKYRGSLGSLCQIGTCLGIIASLFIAIPAENDPHWWRTMLYVASVPGFILTIGMQFAAESPRWLCKMGRLDDAKSIIRSLWGPTEVDSAIEEFLSVFNKDEGNINTTWSELFEESNYKVALIGGALFLLQQFAGINGVLYFSSLTFQDFGLSSAALASLYVGLTNFAGALSALYLIDKQGRRKLLIGSYIGMAVSMFLIVSAISFPDEDVSHNLSILGTLGYIYSFAVGAGPVTGIIIPELSSSRMRGKIMSFSFSVHWVCNFLVGLFFLELVRNFGVGPIYMGFGGVSLLSAIFCYSFIIETKGRSLEEIELSLRSELPGRGN